In Primulina eburnea isolate SZY01 chromosome 14, ASM2296580v1, whole genome shotgun sequence, the following proteins share a genomic window:
- the LOC140812436 gene encoding ATG8-interacting protein 2-like isoform X2 has product MADKEDETMPKGNEWEVLALTNSEYAAAPGPKQSPLDDSQSILVGDDAAETSNPMFMSGHFVFPRSQNENLQEKSQHKVEYSGKGDFDDVTEVAVNQEGTPDSKHEEDLIDEGLIPDEFPRSSNVDEKGDEMFFNFADDASSNLLGKEQSVQKCSGITEPSESLDDAEKASLSNAQQHGKEVDDNDELPDLPCEAWWKRHAASLCDHAKNTTPFWSIFVAAAVMGLVILGHRWQRDRQQAWRLKPQLVIDDEGTGWILGPVSRLKAVALGGQPGSYIRFVSQ; this is encoded by the exons ATGGCTGATAAGGAGGACGAAACCATGCCCAAGGGAAATGAATGGGAGGTTTTAGCTCTCACGAACTCTGAGTATGCTGCTGCTCCTGGTCCCAAACAAAGCCCTCTGGATGATAGTCAAAGCATTTTAGTTGGGGATGACGCTGCTGAAACTTCAAATCCAATGTTTATGTCAGGCCATTTTGTATTTCCACGTAGTCAGAATGAGAACTTGCAAGAAAAATCTCAGCACAAGGTAGAATATAGTGGAAAGGGGGATTTTGATGATGTTACTGAAGTGGCGGTTAATCAAGAGGGTACACCGGATTCAAAGCATGAAGAAGATTTGATTGATGAGGGATTGATTCCTGATGAATTTCCTAGAAGTTCAAATGTTGATGAAAAGGGTGATGAGATGTTCTTTAACTTTGCCGATGATGCTTCCTCCAATTTGTTAGGAAAAGAGCAGAGCGTGCAAA AATGCTCAGGAATTACTGAACCATCTGAGTCTCTGGACGATGCTGAGAAGGCAAGCCTATCAAATGCACAGCAGCATGGCAAAGAAGTTGATGATAATGATGAATTGCCCGATCTTCCGTGCGAAGCTTGGTGGAAAAGGCATGCTGCTTCTTTATGTGACCATGCAAAAAACACAACTCCATTTTGGTCTATTTTTGTAGCTGCAGCTGTTATGGGACTTGTGATTCTTGGTCATCGGTGGCAGCGGGATAGGCAACAAGCTTGGCGACTGAAGCCACAGTTGGTTATTGATGATGAG GGCACAGGCTGGATACTTGGTCCAGTTTCTCGACTTAAAGCTGTTGCTTTGGGTGGCCAGCCTGGTTCATACATCAGA TTCGTATCTCAGTAG
- the LOC140812436 gene encoding ATG8-interacting protein 1-like isoform X1 — protein MADKEDETMPKGNEWEVLALTNSEYAAAPGPKQSPLDDSQSILVGDDAAETSNPMFMSGHFVFPRSQNENLQEKSQHKVEYSGKGDFDDVTEVAVNQEGTPDSKHEEDLIDEGLIPDEFPRSSNVDEKGDEMFFNFADDASSNLLGKEQSVQSSVKFDLHDSEATSLSNEECSGITEPSESLDDAEKASLSNAQQHGKEVDDNDELPDLPCEAWWKRHAASLCDHAKNTTPFWSIFVAAAVMGLVILGHRWQRDRQQAWRLKPQLVIDDEGTGWILGPVSRLKAVALGGQPGSYIRFVSQ, from the exons ATGGCTGATAAGGAGGACGAAACCATGCCCAAGGGAAATGAATGGGAGGTTTTAGCTCTCACGAACTCTGAGTATGCTGCTGCTCCTGGTCCCAAACAAAGCCCTCTGGATGATAGTCAAAGCATTTTAGTTGGGGATGACGCTGCTGAAACTTCAAATCCAATGTTTATGTCAGGCCATTTTGTATTTCCACGTAGTCAGAATGAGAACTTGCAAGAAAAATCTCAGCACAAGGTAGAATATAGTGGAAAGGGGGATTTTGATGATGTTACTGAAGTGGCGGTTAATCAAGAGGGTACACCGGATTCAAAGCATGAAGAAGATTTGATTGATGAGGGATTGATTCCTGATGAATTTCCTAGAAGTTCAAATGTTGATGAAAAGGGTGATGAGATGTTCTTTAACTTTGCCGATGATGCTTCCTCCAATTTGTTAGGAAAAGAGCAGAGCGTGCAAAGTAGTGTGAAGTTTGATTTGCATGACAGCGAAGCAACTTCGCTCAGCAATGAAGAATGCTCAGGAATTACTGAACCATCTGAGTCTCTGGACGATGCTGAGAAGGCAAGCCTATCAAATGCACAGCAGCATGGCAAAGAAGTTGATGATAATGATGAATTGCCCGATCTTCCGTGCGAAGCTTGGTGGAAAAGGCATGCTGCTTCTTTATGTGACCATGCAAAAAACACAACTCCATTTTGGTCTATTTTTGTAGCTGCAGCTGTTATGGGACTTGTGATTCTTGGTCATCGGTGGCAGCGGGATAGGCAACAAGCTTGGCGACTGAAGCCACAGTTGGTTATTGATGATGAG GGCACAGGCTGGATACTTGGTCCAGTTTCTCGACTTAAAGCTGTTGCTTTGGGTGGCCAGCCTGGTTCATACATCAGA TTCGTATCTCAGTAG